A region from the Leptotrichia sp. OH3620_COT-345 genome encodes:
- a CDS encoding D-lyxose/D-mannose family sugar isomerase — MDKLKKEVREKFLKSGMTFTEKELNSIEYADFGLNNFKEEGLSLIVYENNSRYCAKEMVLLEYQTCPEHLHPNRGKEAGKKETFRCRKGTVYLFVEGKETDKINSEIKIPEGKEKFYTVKHCIKLSPGEQYTIEPDTKHWFQAGKEGAVISEFSSNSDDASDIFTNPDIIRVN, encoded by the coding sequence ATGGATAAATTAAAAAAAGAAGTACGTGAGAAATTTTTAAAATCAGGAATGACTTTCACAGAAAAAGAACTTAACTCTATAGAATACGCTGATTTCGGATTAAACAATTTCAAAGAGGAAGGATTAAGCTTAATTGTTTATGAAAATAACAGCAGATACTGTGCAAAAGAAATGGTTCTTCTGGAATATCAGACCTGTCCTGAACACTTACACCCGAATAGAGGTAAGGAAGCAGGTAAAAAGGAAACATTCAGGTGCAGAAAAGGGACCGTGTATCTATTTGTTGAAGGTAAGGAAACTGATAAAATAAATTCTGAAATTAAAATTCCTGAAGGAAAAGAAAAGTTTTATACAGTAAAACACTGTATAAAATTGTCCCCGGGGGAACAGTACACAATAGAACCCGATACTAAACATTGGTTTCAGGCAGGGAAGGAAGGAGCTGTTATTTCTGAGTTTTCATCTAATAGTGATGATGCTTCAGACATATTTACAAATCCTGATATAATTAGAGTTAATTAA